One window of Gloeothece citriformis PCC 7424 genomic DNA carries:
- a CDS encoding argininosuccinate synthase, which translates to MGRANKVVLAYSGGVDTSVCIPYLIKEWGVQEVITLAADLGQGDELGPIKEKALKCGAVESLVVDAKEEFVKEYAFASIKANALYENRYPLSTALARPLITKLLVEAAEKYGADAVAHGCTGKGNDQVRFDVGIMALNPTLKVLAPAREWGMSREETIAYGEKFGVESPVKKSSPFSIDRNLLGRSIEAGPLEDPMTEPPEEIYLMTKAIADTPNEPEYIEIGFEKGIPVSLNGQTLDPVSLIVQLNEKVGKHGIGRIDMVENRVVGIKSREIYEAPALLVLIDAHRDLESITLTGDVTHYKRGIEETYSHLIYQGLWYSPLKEALDAFIDKTQERVTGMVRIKLFKGKATIVGRKSAYSIYSPDLATYGAEDQFDHKAAEGFIYIWGLPTRVWSQKTKGL; encoded by the coding sequence ATGGGTCGTGCCAATAAAGTTGTGTTAGCCTATTCGGGTGGGGTAGATACCTCTGTATGTATTCCCTATTTAATCAAAGAGTGGGGAGTTCAAGAAGTCATTACCCTAGCGGCTGATTTAGGACAAGGAGATGAACTTGGCCCCATTAAAGAAAAAGCCCTCAAATGTGGGGCAGTAGAATCATTAGTTGTCGATGCTAAAGAAGAATTTGTCAAAGAGTACGCTTTCGCTTCTATTAAAGCCAATGCTTTGTATGAAAATCGCTACCCTCTCTCAACTGCTTTAGCCCGTCCTCTGATTACTAAACTTTTAGTAGAAGCCGCCGAAAAATACGGGGCGGATGCAGTCGCACACGGATGTACTGGCAAAGGAAACGATCAAGTTCGTTTTGATGTGGGAATTATGGCACTTAATCCCACCCTAAAAGTTCTCGCCCCTGCTAGAGAATGGGGAATGAGTCGAGAAGAAACCATCGCTTATGGGGAAAAATTTGGGGTTGAATCTCCCGTCAAGAAGTCTTCACCCTTCAGTATTGACCGTAATCTTTTAGGGCGCAGTATTGAGGCCGGCCCCCTAGAAGATCCCATGACTGAACCGCCAGAAGAAATTTATCTGATGACTAAGGCGATCGCCGATACTCCGAATGAACCGGAATATATTGAGATCGGGTTTGAAAAGGGAATTCCGGTTTCTCTCAATGGTCAAACCCTCGATCCGGTTAGCTTAATTGTTCAATTAAATGAAAAAGTGGGCAAACATGGGATCGGGCGGATTGATATGGTCGAAAACCGAGTCGTAGGCATTAAATCTCGTGAAATTTACGAAGCCCCGGCGTTATTAGTGTTAATTGATGCCCATCGGGATCTAGAAAGCATCACTTTAACAGGAGATGTAACCCACTACAAACGAGGAATTGAGGAGACTTATAGTCATTTGATTTATCAAGGGTTGTGGTATAGTCCCCTCAAAGAAGCGTTAGATGCTTTTATCGATAAAACTCAAGAAAGAGTTACCGGTATGGTTAGAATAAAGCTATTTAAAGGCAAAGCGACTATTGTCGGTCGTAAGTCGGCTTATTCTATTTATAGCCCTGATTTAGCGACCTATGGGGCTGAGGATCAATTTGATCACAAAGCGGCTGAAGGCTTTATCTATATTTGGGGACTCCCGACAAGGGTTTGGTCTCAAAAGACTAAAGGACTTTGA